A part of Scylla paramamosain isolate STU-SP2022 chromosome 24, ASM3559412v1, whole genome shotgun sequence genomic DNA contains:
- the LOC135112586 gene encoding phenoloxidase-activating factor 2-like, whose product MLLLLMMMTAFTSSCGQRNVPGMGSSFEGLEEQQSQYGEFPWTAVVFTEILVEGFDFQIFAAGGSLVHRQLVLTVAHAVKDYTADKLNVRLGEWNLETETEAIPPQDLGVAEVLLHPNYSGAPHHHYDVALLVLKRPAVLGTTVNTACLPAGEEDYLPDGCVVSGWGKKKFEDSSKFQEVMKAVEMPLVQHHVCQAALQGTRLGPGFILHDSFLCAGGQKEGQDACTGDGGSPLVCPLRGDPSRYVQVGVVAMGVECGHLGIPGVYADVLKARPWINQVIATKFSGESKETEGIANIQGHLRKQGKHLS is encoded by the exons atgttgctgctactgatgatgatgacagccttcacttcctcctgcGGCCAGAGGAACGTACCGGGCATGGGGAGCAGCTTCGAGGGCTTAGAG GAACAGCAGAGCCAGTATGGGGAGTTCCCGTGGACCGCCGTCGTGTTCACGGAGATTCTCGTGGAGGGCTTCGACTTCCAGATCTTCGCCGCCGGCGGGTCTTTAGTGCACAGACAGCTCGTGCTCACCGTGGCCCACGCTGTGAAGGA CTACACCGCTGACAAGCTGAACGTTCGCCTCGGGGAGTGGAATTTGGAGACAGAGACCGAGGCGATCCCCCCTCAGGACCTGGGCGTGGCGGAGGTGCTGCTCCACCCTAACTACAGCGGCGCCCCCCATCATCACTACGACGTGGCCCTGCTGGTGCTGAAGCGGCCGGCAGTCCTCGGCACCACCGTCAACACCGCGTGCCTTCCAGCCGGCGAGGAGGACTACCTGCCTGACGGGTGCGTCGTGTCAGGCTGGGGCAAGAAGAAGTTTGAGGATTCCAGCAAGTTTCAGGAG GTGATGAAGGCCGTGGAGATGCCCCTGGTGCAGCATCACGTCTGCCAGGCGGCGCTGCAGGGGACGCGGCTGGGGCCAGGCTTCATCCTGCACGACTCCTTCCTGTGTGCCGGAGGACAGAAAGAAGGCCAGGACGCCTGCACGGGCGACGGCGGCTCCCCCTTGGTGTGTCCCCTGCGAGGCGACCCCTCCCGCTACGTGCAG GTGGGCGTGGTGGCGATGGGCGTGGAGTGCGGACATCTGGGCATACCGGGTGTGTATGCCGATGTGCTCAAAGCTCGACCGTGGATCAACCAAGTCATCGCCACGAAATTTAGCGGCGAGAGCAAGGAAACAGAAGGCATCGCAAACATTCAGGGGCACttgagaaaacaaggaaagcatctatcgtag